From a single Rhizobium lusitanum genomic region:
- a CDS encoding ABC transporter ATP-binding protein, whose translation MTGLVLNNIRKSYGSVHVLHGIDLEIQQGEFIVFVGPSGCGKSTLLRMIAGLESITAGDMLIAGQKVNEVPPSRRGIAMVFQSYALYPHMTVYDNMAFGMRIAKENKKEIDRRVRAAAASLQLTQYLERLPKALSGGQRQRVAIGRAICRNPKVFLFDEPLSNLDAALRVATRIEIARLNESMPETTMIYVTHDQVEAMTLADRIVVLSAGRVEQVGAPLELYEHPANLFVAKFIGSPAMNIIPATVTDTGEKTTVTLTGGKSVILDIPSAASERGKTASFGVRPEDLRVAADENYLFEGEVSIVEALGEVTQLYIEGLVDGEPIIVKIPGIADVKRGQRMRFAADRQKLHLFDAEGHTYSKR comes from the coding sequence ATGACGGGACTTGTTCTAAACAACATCCGTAAATCATACGGAAGCGTGCATGTCCTGCACGGCATCGATCTGGAGATCCAGCAAGGCGAGTTCATCGTCTTCGTTGGACCGTCCGGATGTGGCAAATCCACGTTGCTGCGCATGATCGCCGGGCTGGAAAGCATCACCGCCGGTGACATGCTCATCGCGGGACAGAAGGTCAACGAAGTGCCGCCCTCCCGGCGTGGCATCGCCATGGTCTTCCAGTCCTATGCCCTCTATCCGCATATGACGGTCTACGACAACATGGCCTTCGGCATGCGGATTGCCAAGGAGAACAAGAAGGAGATCGACCGCCGTGTTCGTGCTGCTGCGGCGAGCCTCCAGCTCACGCAATATCTCGAGCGCCTTCCAAAGGCGCTTTCGGGCGGCCAGCGCCAGCGCGTTGCTATCGGTCGCGCCATCTGCCGCAACCCGAAGGTCTTCCTCTTCGACGAGCCGTTGTCCAACCTCGACGCGGCATTGCGCGTCGCGACCCGCATCGAGATCGCCAGGCTCAACGAATCCATGCCCGAGACGACGATGATCTACGTCACCCACGACCAGGTCGAAGCCATGACGCTCGCCGACCGCATTGTCGTGCTGTCGGCTGGCCGCGTCGAGCAGGTCGGCGCACCGCTCGAGCTCTATGAGCATCCAGCCAATCTCTTTGTTGCGAAGTTCATCGGCTCTCCGGCCATGAACATCATTCCGGCGACGGTGACCGATACTGGAGAAAAGACGACGGTGACGCTGACGGGTGGCAAGTCAGTGATCCTCGACATCCCGAGCGCGGCCTCCGAGCGCGGCAAGACTGCGAGCTTCGGTGTTCGCCCGGAAGACCTGCGGGTCGCCGCCGACGAGAACTACCTCTTCGAGGGCGAGGTCTCGATCGTTGAAGCGCTCGGCGAAGTCACCCAGCTCTATATCGAGGGCCTGGTGGATGGCGAGCCGATCATCGTCAAGATCCCCGGCATTGCGGACGTCAAGCGCGGGCAGAGAATGCGCTTTGCGGCCGACCGGCAGAAGCTGCATCTCTTCGATGCCGAAGGCCATACCTATAGTAAGCGATAA
- a CDS encoding TetR/AcrR family transcriptional regulator encodes MKSFLAKGYQETTLDEIAAAAGISRRTFFYYFKSKDEILLAHQRGYIEAFKTSILESASAGQPLEIVHQALRKLVARVQTPQLLATARLLRQSDALRARTRGNYLGLEQAVYESLCELFPAKDRDELRLVSMISVSPLRLAVDKWLQEDGQHALMGYIEDALRKFRAAI; translated from the coding sequence TTGAAATCCTTTCTTGCAAAAGGCTATCAGGAGACAACGCTCGACGAGATCGCGGCTGCGGCCGGCATTTCCCGGCGAACCTTCTTTTACTATTTCAAAAGCAAGGACGAGATTCTTCTCGCGCATCAGCGCGGCTATATAGAGGCCTTCAAGACCTCGATCCTGGAAAGTGCATCGGCCGGGCAACCGCTGGAGATCGTGCATCAGGCACTGCGGAAGTTGGTCGCACGCGTCCAGACACCCCAGCTCCTCGCAACCGCACGGCTGCTGCGACAAAGCGATGCGTTGCGTGCCCGCACGCGTGGCAACTATCTGGGACTTGAACAGGCCGTCTATGAGAGCCTATGCGAGCTGTTTCCAGCCAAGGACCGCGACGAATTGCGGCTAGTTTCCATGATATCGGTGAGCCCCCTTCGCCTTGCCGTCGACAAATGGCTTCAGGAAGATGGCCAACACGCGCTGATGGGCTATATCGAGGACGCGCTCAGGAAATTCCGGGCGGCGATCTGA
- the edd gene encoding phosphogluconate dehydratase has product MAADARISAITARIVERSKPTRELYLARLRNAATKGAQRSILGCANLAHGFAVCSPSEKDALAGDRVPNLGIITSYNDMLSAHQPFETYPAIIREAAAQAGGIAQVAGGVPAMCDGVTQGQPGMELSLFSRDLIAMSAGVGLSHNMFDAAVFLGVCDKIVPGLFIAALSFGHLPAVFIPAGPMTTGLPNDEKSRVRQLFAEGKVGRAELLEAESKSYHGPGTCTFYGTANSNQMLMEIMGFHMPGASFVNPGTPLREALTREATKRALAITAMGNEYTPAGEMIDERSIVNGVVGLHATGGSTNHTMHLVAMARAAGIALTWQDISELSDIIPLLARVYPNGLADVNHFHAAGGMGFLIKELLKKGMLHDDVRTVAGQGLAAYSIEVKIGADGSVVREPAPEKSGDPKVLSTIDAPFQSNGGLKMLRGNIGKAVIKISAVKQERHIVEAPAVIFHDQLEMQQAFKDGKLNRDFVAVVRFQGPKANGMPELHKLTPALGVLQDRGFRVALLTDGRMSGASGKVPAAIHVTPEAIDGGPIARIMEGDIIRIDAIAGTLEVLVDAATMAERQPVVADLSENEFGMGRELFAPFRRAAGPADQGASVLFHH; this is encoded by the coding sequence ATGGCCGCTGACGCCCGCATATCCGCGATTACCGCACGTATCGTCGAACGTTCGAAACCAACGCGCGAGCTCTATCTGGCTCGCCTGCGCAACGCCGCGACCAAGGGCGCGCAACGCTCCATTCTCGGCTGCGCCAACCTTGCCCATGGCTTCGCCGTCTGTTCCCCCTCCGAGAAGGATGCGCTGGCGGGCGACCGCGTGCCCAATCTCGGGATCATCACCTCCTATAACGACATGCTCTCGGCGCATCAGCCCTTCGAGACCTATCCCGCGATCATCCGCGAGGCCGCTGCGCAAGCCGGTGGCATCGCCCAGGTCGCTGGCGGCGTGCCGGCCATGTGCGATGGCGTCACCCAGGGTCAGCCGGGCATGGAGCTGTCGCTATTCTCGCGCGATCTTATCGCCATGTCTGCCGGTGTCGGCCTGTCGCACAATATGTTCGACGCGGCCGTCTTCCTCGGCGTCTGCGACAAGATCGTGCCGGGCCTTTTCATCGCCGCCCTCTCCTTCGGCCATCTGCCGGCCGTCTTCATTCCGGCGGGACCGATGACCACGGGCCTGCCAAACGACGAGAAGTCGCGCGTGCGCCAGCTCTTCGCCGAGGGCAAGGTCGGCCGCGCCGAGCTGCTGGAAGCGGAATCGAAGTCCTATCACGGCCCCGGTACCTGTACCTTCTACGGCACGGCCAATTCCAACCAGATGCTGATGGAGATCATGGGCTTCCATATGCCCGGTGCCTCCTTCGTCAATCCCGGCACCCCACTGCGCGAAGCACTGACCCGCGAGGCCACGAAGCGGGCGCTTGCCATCACCGCCATGGGCAACGAATACACGCCCGCCGGCGAGATGATCGACGAGCGCTCGATCGTCAACGGCGTCGTCGGCCTGCATGCGACCGGCGGCTCGACCAACCACACGATGCACCTCGTCGCCATGGCGCGCGCAGCCGGCATCGCCCTTACCTGGCAGGATATTTCCGAGCTGTCGGATATCATTCCGCTGCTGGCCCGCGTCTATCCGAACGGTCTTGCTGACGTGAACCATTTCCATGCCGCCGGCGGCATGGGCTTCCTGATCAAGGAGCTTCTGAAAAAGGGGATGCTGCACGACGACGTTCGCACCGTCGCCGGCCAGGGGCTTGCCGCCTATTCGATCGAGGTGAAGATCGGCGCCGATGGCAGCGTTGTCCGCGAACCGGCACCTGAAAAAAGCGGCGACCCGAAGGTGCTTTCGACCATCGACGCGCCGTTCCAGAGCAATGGCGGGTTGAAGATGCTGCGCGGCAATATCGGCAAGGCGGTCATCAAGATCTCCGCCGTCAAGCAGGAGCGCCATATCGTCGAAGCCCCGGCCGTCATCTTCCATGACCAGCTGGAAATGCAGCAGGCATTCAAGGACGGTAAACTCAACCGCGATTTCGTCGCCGTCGTTCGTTTCCAGGGACCGAAGGCGAACGGCATGCCGGAGCTGCACAAGCTGACCCCGGCGCTCGGCGTGCTGCAGGATCGCGGCTTCCGCGTGGCGCTTCTGACCGACGGACGGATGTCCGGCGCCTCGGGCAAGGTTCCGGCCGCGATCCACGTCACCCCGGAAGCCATCGACGGCGGCCCGATCGCCCGCATCATGGAGGGTGACATCATCCGGATCGACGCGATTGCCGGCACGCTGGAAGTGCTGGTCGACGCCGCCACAATGGCCGAACGCCAACCTGTTGTCGCTGATCTCTCCGAGAACGAGTTCGGCATGGGCCGCGAGCTCTTCGCCCCCTTCCGCCGCGCCGCCGGCCCGGCCGATCAGGGCGCCAGCGTGCTGTTCCATCACTAA
- the pgl gene encoding 6-phosphogluconolactonase: MTANMHAFANGAELAGKLADKVVEVLSAAITARGSASIAVSGGSTPKAFFQTLSSRPLDWGKVTITLVDERFVPSDNPRSNHLLVQENLLKDKAASAQFLPLYQAAASAEEAAVIATQETKAVGHPFDVAILGMGNDGHTASFFPGGSNLATALDPKTPRGIITMEAEGAGEPRLTFTFSSLQDARLLVLHIEGEGKKDVLAKAEAPGEETEMPIRAILRRAASPVEIYWAP, from the coding sequence ATGACAGCGAATATGCATGCTTTCGCCAATGGCGCCGAACTCGCCGGCAAGCTCGCGGACAAGGTGGTCGAGGTTCTCTCGGCCGCCATTACCGCCCGCGGCTCCGCAAGCATCGCGGTCTCCGGCGGCTCGACGCCGAAGGCCTTCTTCCAGACGCTGTCATCGCGTCCGCTCGACTGGGGCAAGGTAACGATCACCCTCGTCGATGAACGGTTCGTGCCATCGGACAATCCACGCTCGAACCACTTGCTCGTCCAGGAAAACCTGCTGAAGGACAAGGCCGCCTCTGCGCAGTTCCTTCCGCTCTACCAGGCCGCGGCTTCCGCTGAGGAAGCCGCCGTCATCGCTACGCAAGAGACCAAGGCGGTCGGCCATCCCTTCGATGTCGCCATCCTCGGCATGGGCAATGACGGCCACACGGCCTCGTTCTTTCCAGGCGGCAGCAATCTTGCGACGGCGCTTGATCCGAAGACCCCGCGCGGCATCATCACGATGGAAGCCGAGGGGGCCGGCGAACCCCGGCTGACCTTTACCTTCTCCAGCCTTCAGGATGCCCGATTGCTGGTGCTCCATATCGAGGGAGAGGGCAAGAAGGACGTTCTCGCCAAGGCCGAGGCACCGGGAGAAGAGACCGAAATGCCGATCCGCGCCATATTGCGCCGGGCTGCTTCTCCGGTCGAGATTTACTGGGCTCCCTGA